In Gossypium arboreum isolate Shixiya-1 chromosome 5, ASM2569848v2, whole genome shotgun sequence, a single genomic region encodes these proteins:
- the LOC108453427 gene encoding protein HEADING DATE 3B yields MMMRRRKDEAKVMSPMFPRLHVNDTEKGGPKAPPRNKMALYEQLSIPSQRFNSALPLPPNNTNSLVPSISSSHGEGNESSMFMPFENSHEPSSLAEKFHSYSIHGAKISSTKENQHNQFPKATDYHSLDTTPSTTAVCKSTFLSPHFSNFKKFSPRKLGHDDDLRVPTSVLSGIDRSCSCNKHGENQERFPELNLSSSMQLRSANEISVGPKSKRYVENQAEENGRLFRSNQDLADTSSNLSTKMKNSKSLKRPHNSCNKENKISSVDILNGEVRANAWLHHESGRSLENASNVRNESCSRQSLEVDNGSLNALETRYKTHEEKNAGTTQVRGLNRHNKVPSTSMLESVYCLNMCPDDIVGIIGQKHFWKVRIAIIDQQRIFAMQVFELHRLIKVQRLIAASPKILLEDTYYMGKLSLDVSPFKKLSSDNVSEPPLIVKIRDRSQKPKIGIEYADENAVAKLPHPSANGDTHKGLLTQRPKYGPYSANVLSTSRATNTGSSSPWGFSPPGSQWLVPVMSPSEGLVYKPYAGPCPPTAGILAPVYGSCGPLNLATGGGDFLSSTYGVSASYQQGFGILPGNPPIGQTYFPHYGTPVRNPSVSGSVVEQMSPFTGVKSMGNRLSTGDVNFTIAQQSSCNISSQMSQAISFCVTKLPASKESEIQASTASSPSERTKGDALPLFPTKPTTQACTHKADTSGQQTRVIKVVPHNRKLATESAARIFQSIQEERKQLD; encoded by the exons ATGATGatgagaagaagaaaagatgaggcAAAGGTCATGAGTCCAATGTTTCCTAGGCTTCATGTGAATGATACAGAGAAAGGGGGGCCAAAGGCACCTCCAAGGAACAAAATGGCTCTCTATGAGCAACTCAGTATCCCTTCCCAACGGTTCAACTCAGCACTCCCACTTCCACCAAATAATACCAATAGCTTGGTTCCTTCAATATCATCAAGCCAT GGTGAAGGTAATGAAAGTAGTATGTTTATGCCATTCGAAAACTCCCATGAACCTTCAAGTTTGGCTGAGAAGTTCCATTCCTATTCCATCCATGGGGCTAAAATAAGTAGCACAAAAGAAAATCAACATAATCAATTCCCCAAAGCTACTGATTACCATAGTTTGGATACCACTCCATCAACTACTGCAGTTTGTAAAAGTACATTTCTATCTCCCCACTTCTCCAACTTTAAGAAATTTTCTCCAAGGAAGCTAGGGCATGATGATGACCTTAGGGTTCCTACCTCTGTTCTGTCCGGAATAGATCGAAGCTGCAGTTGCAATAAGCACGGTGAAAATCAGGAACGTTTCCCAGAATTGAACTTGAGTTCTTCAATGCAACTTCGAAGTGCTAATGAAATTTCTGTAGGTCCAAAGTCTAAAAGATATGTAGAGAACCAAGCTGAGGAGAATGGAAGATTGTTTCGAAGCAATCAAGACTTGGCTGATACATCATCCAACCTGTCAACCAAAATGAAGAACTCAAAATCGTTAAAACGTCCCCATAATTCCTGTAACAAAGAAAACAAAATCAGCTCAGTGGATATACTAAACGGTGAGGTTCGTGCAAATGCTTGGTTGCATCATGAATCTGGCAGATCTCTGGAAAATGCTTCCAATGTGAGAAACGAGTCATGCTCGAGACAATCACTTGAAGTTGATAATGGCAGTCTGAATGCGCTTGAAACCAGATATAAAACTCATGAAGAAAAAAATGCTGGGACAACGCAAGTCAGGGGTCTAAACAGACATAATAAGGTCCCAAGTACCTCCATGCTGGAGTCTGTATATTGTTTGAATATGTGCCCTGATGATATTGTGGGAATAATAGGTCAAAAGCATTTCTGGAAAGTACGAATAGCTATTATCGA CCAACAAAGAATCTTTGCCATGCAAGTCTTCGAGTTGCATAGATTAATAAAG GTTCAGAGGTTGATTGCTGCGTCACCAAAGATATTGCTTGAAGATACCTATTATATGGGCAAACTATCTTTAGATGTTTCTCCATTCAAGAAGTTGTCATCTGACAATGTTTCTGAACCTCCATTGATTGTTAAAATCAGAGATCGTTCTCAAAAACCAAAGATTGGCATTGAATATGCAGATGAGAATGCAGTTGCAAAGCTTCCCCACCCCTCTGCCAATGGTGATACCCACAAAGGACTTCTTACACAGCGGCCAAAATATGGGCCTTACTCAGCAAATGTCTTGTCAACATCAAGGGCCACGAATACCGGATCATCATCTCCTTGGGGTTTTTCTCCACCTGGAAGTCAGTGGTTAGTTCCTGTAATGTCTCCTTCCGAAGGACTTGTCTACAAGCCATACGCAGGGCCTTGTCCTCCAACTGCAGGTATCTTGGCACCGGTTTATGGCAGCTGTGGTCCTCTGAACCTAGCCACGGGAGGTGGGGACTTTCTGAGCTCAACTTATGGTGTTTCTGCTTCTTACCAGCAGGGATTTGGGATTCTTCCTGGCAACCCTCCCATAGGTCAGACCTATTTTCCACATTACGGCACGCCAGTTAGGAATCCATCCGTTTCCGGCTCAGTAGTTGAGCAGATGAGCCCGTTTACTGGAGTCAAATCAATGGGCAATCGATTATCAACAGGTGATGTGAACTTCACCATAGCTCAACAGAGTTCTTGCAACATATCAAGTCAGATGAGTCAAGCGATCTCATTTTGTGTTACAAAACTGCCTGCGTCGAAAGAGAGCGAAATACAGGCAAGTACAGCAAGTAGTCCCTCTGAGAGGACAAAAGGGGATGCACTTCCTCTTTTTCCAACCAAACCCACAACTCAGGCATGTACTCACAAAGCTGATACTAGTGGGCAGCAAACACGGGTAATTAAGGTTGTACCGCATAACCGCAAATTAGCAACCGAATCAGCAGCTCGGATCTTCCAGTCTATACAAGAAGAAAGAAAACAGTTAGATTAG
- the LOC108451204 gene encoding uncharacterized protein LOC108451204, protein MEAGWQSDGYQRTGCYNPECPGFVQTSNKLGLGGKIEPVSTYAGQPKWKLVAEDTGNRFRLLARYMNESEAIKDAENVLPNVTNPECYDLQMGNLNNFGTHFFYDGPGYSDKLSRNARSGQYFNINVNMKATSKIAEYSKHSGV, encoded by the exons ATGGAAGCTGGATGGCAG AGCGATGGCTATCAAAGAACCGGTTGCTATAACCCTGAATGTCCTGGATTTGTGCAAACCAGCAATAAGTTGGGTCTCGGCGGGAAGATAGAACCTGTTTCCACCTATGCAG GACAACCAAAGTGGAAACTAGTGGCTGAGGATACAGGAAATAGATTTAGGTTACTGGCCAG GTACATGAATGAGTCTGAAGCTATAAAAGATGCTGAAAATGTTCTTCCAAATGTGACAAATCCTGAATGCTATGATTTACAAATGGGAAACCTCAACAACTTTGGTACCCATTTCTTTTATGATGGCCCTGGATATTCTGACAA GCTATCAAGAAATGCTAGGTCTGGGCAATATTTCAACATCAATGTGAACATGAAAGCTACTTCTAAGATTGCAGAGTATTCAAAGCACTCAGGTGTCTGA
- the LOC108453426 gene encoding putative disease resistance protein RGA3: MADALVSAVLQQLTAVVYRDIEKEVTLVVDVRKEAQKLTTTLQTLQAVLMDAEKRQVKEAAVKLWLEKLKATSYDMDDLIDDWNTFVLKFQVSNNKVCFCMPSPCFFFRKIVLHHDFAVNIRDLNKRFQAIAIEKDMFSFELNRDSGESERPVTTSFLDVSEIYGRDQEKNAIIRTLLFENSQQQGLPIISVVGMGGIGKTTLAQLAYNDQEVKAFFEKRIWVCVSDPFDEIRVAKAILEALTGKAPSVAELESLLQKIHLSIERKKFLLILDDVWTEDPMKWESLKHSLKCGTPGSKVLITTRKENVAKIMGSTMLFPLGQLYEEECWSLFSQVALFGRPSGDRKGLEEIGKKIAKKCKGLPLAAKVLGGLLRFKKSKEQWQSVLDSELWELEEVEKGLFPPLLLSYYDLPSTLRQCFAYCALFIKDSVIEKDKLIKLWMAQGFFRGMLHKEMELIGEECFDDLAMRSFFQDFQKDENNNSVMKCKMHDIVHDFARFLTKNECLMLAMEVVKEPSRIDSYNGNFRHLVMVLEKESPFPSYICNVEKLRSLLIKSYNKNSLISGALPKLFDQLKCLRSLDLSWGSIKEIPKEIGKLINLRYLKLSNNHDLLELPETLCDLYNLQTLDLTRCRSLLKLPSGIGKLMNLRHLDNWETFGLRSMPKGMRRLTGLRSLKEVVVSDGSNGNKTFTLGDLANLSYLRGDLKIRGLGNAGDVTEARKAKLHSKKDLFGLTLNFDSSTARMCDEDTILEALQPPGNMERLDIRCFNGPILFPSWLNSSALAQLRHVTLGNCRNWTLLPPLGELPSLESLQILNMNGVKKVGEEFLGLRKEEGQTSTPPSSSPMIAFPNLKSLRFSNMVKWKHWINCEIPSTRVAEMDNAIMPRLQSLDLQRCGMLKALPHYLLGLTSLKELSVDWCPVLVEYCQKEWSNISRIPNIRLDGVYVQRSSH; encoded by the coding sequence ATGGCCGATGCACTTGTTTCAGCAGTTTTGCAGCAGCTAACAGCCGTTGTTTACCGAGACATTGAGAAAGAGGTGACCCTTGTTGTGGATGTAAGGAAAGAAGCCCAGAAGCTGACAACAACTCTCCAGACTCTCCAAGCAGTGTTGATGGATGCGGAGAAAAGGCAAGTTAAGGAGGCAGCTGTTAAACTCTGGTTGGAAAAGCTTAAAGCCACCTCATATGACATGGATGATCTGATTGATGACTGGAACACCTTTGTTCTTAAATTCCAAGTTTCAAACAACAAGGTTTGTTTTTGTATGCCATCCCCGTGCTTTTTTTTCCGCAAAATTGTTCTTCATCATGATTTCGCTGTCAACATAAGGGATCTGAATAAAAGATTCCAAGCGATTGCCATAGAAAAAGATATGTtcagttttgaattaaatagggACAGTGGAGAATCTGAGCGGCCAGTTACTACCTCGTTTCTAGATGTGTCCGAAATTTATGGTAGAGACCAAGAAAAGAATGCTATAATTCGTACGTTGCTCTTCGAAAATAGTCAACAACAAGGCCTTCCTATCATCTCTGTAGTTGGAATGGGAGGGATCGGGAAAACAACTCTTGCCCAATTAGCCTACAATGACCAGGAGGTGAAAGCATTCTTTGAGAAAAGAATATGGGTGTGCGTCTCGGATCCTTTTGATGAGATTAGAGTTGCCAAAGCCATTCTTGAAGCTTTAACCGGAAAGGCCCCCAGTGTGGCTGAACTAGAGAGTTTGTTACAGAAGATACATCTATCAATCGAGAGGAAGAAGTTCCTTCTCATTTTGGATGATGTGTGGACCGAAGATCCCATGAAGTGGGAATCATTGAAACACTCTCTCAAGTGCGGAACTCCGGGAAGCAAGGTCTTGATCACCACACGTAAGGAGAATGTTGCGAAAATCATGGGGAGCACGATGCTGTTCCCGTTAGGGCAACTGTATGAGGAGGAATGTTGGTCGTTGTTCAGTCAGGTTGCATTATTCGGAAGACCTAGTGGGGACCGCAAAGGTTTGGAGGAAATTGGAAAGAAGATAGCAAAAAAATGCAAGGGCTTGCCGCTTGCTGCAAAGGTTCTTGGGGGACTCTTACGCTTCAAAAAGTCCAAAGAACAGTGGCAGAGTGTGTTGGACAGCGAGCTATGGGAACTTGAAGAAGTAGAGAAAGGTCTTTTCCCTCCCCTGTTATTGAGCTACTATGATTTGCCTTCAACCTTGAGGCAGTGCTTTGCATATTGTGCCCTGTTTATAAAAGATTCAGTGATAGAGAAAGATAAGTTGATCAAATTGTGGATGGCCCAAGGTTTCTTCAGGGGAATGTTACATAAAGAGATGGAGCTCATTGGTGAAGAATGCTTTGATGACTTAGCCATGCGCTCCTTCTTTCAAGACTTCCAAAAAGATGAAAACAACAACAGTGTCATGAAATGCAAAATGCATGATATAGTGCACGATTTTGCACGGTTTTTGACCAAAAATGAATGTCTTATGCTGGCAATGGAAGTTGTAAAAGAGCCTTCAAGGATAGACTCTTACAATGGAAATTTTCGTCATCTGGTTATGGTGCTTGAGAAGGAGAGTCCATTTCCTTCTTACATTTGTAACGTTGAAAAGCTTCGTAGCCTGTTAATCAAGTCATATAACAAAAACAGTTTGATCAGCGGAGCCTTGCCTAagttatttgatcaattgaaatgcCTAAGGAGTTTGGACTTGAGTTGGGGTTCGATTAAAGAAATACCAAAAGAGATAGGGAAATTGATAAATTTGAGATACCTGAAGCTCAGCAATAACCATGATCTGCTAGAATTGCCAGAAACCTTGTGTGATTTGTATAATCTACAGACTTTAGACCTAACGCGATGTCGAAGTCTTCTAAAACTCCCTTCTGGGATTGGAAAGCTTATGAATTTGAGGCACCTTGATAATTGGGAGACGTTCGGGTTGAGATCCATGCCTAAAGGAATGCGAAGACTAACAGGCCTTCGGTCATTAAAGGAGGTAGTGGTGAGCGATGGTTCCAATGGCAATAAAACATTTACCCTTGGAGATTTGGCCAACTTGAGTTACCTTCGAGGGGATTTAAAGATACGAGGATTGGGAAATGCAGGAGATGTGACTGAGGCTAGAAAAGCAAAACTGCATAGCAAGAAAGACCTCTTCGGTTTGACTCTGAACTTTGATTCCAGTACTGCGAGAATGTGTGATGAAGATACGATTCTTGAAGCCTTACAGCCACCTGGTAACATGGAAAGGTTGGACATAAGGTGCTTCAATGGACCCATCTTGTTCCCCAGTTGGCTGAACTCATCAGCGTTGGCCCAGCTGAGGCATGTTACACTCGGCAATTGCAGAAACTGGACTCTTTTGCCTCCCTTAGGAGAACTGCCTTCCTTAGAATCACTCCAAATATTAAACATGAACGGAGTGAAGAAAGTGGGGGAGGAATTTCTGGGATTAAGAAAAGAAGAGGGGCAAACATCAACTCCTCCATCTTCATCACCTATGATTGCCTTCCCAAATTTGAAATCTCTTCGCTTCTCAAACATGGTAAAGTGGAAACACTGGATTAATTGTGAAATCCCATCTACAAGAGTTGCAGAAATGGATAACGCAATCATGCCACGGCTTCAGTCCTTGGACCTTCAGAGATGCGGGATGTTAAAGGCTTTGCCGCACTACCTTCTTGGATTGACAAGCCTAAAGGAACTGAGCGTTGATTGGTGCCCCGTTCTTGTAGAATACTGCCAAAAAGAGTGGTCCAACATCTCTCGCATTCCGAACATTAGACTCGATGGTGTTTATGTTCAAAGAAGTAGCCATTGA